In one Sphingomonas sanguinis genomic region, the following are encoded:
- the kduD gene encoding 2-dehydro-3-deoxy-D-gluconate 5-dehydrogenase KduD, translated as MANPFDLSGRVAVVTGANTGIGQAIAVALAAAGADVACVGRTPAEETVETIRSLGRRAEIVTADLSTIEPVERIVTETLDRLGRLDILVNNAGIIRRADAVDFTEEDWDAVVDTNLKSVFFLCQAAGRHMIAQGGGRIINIASMLTFQGGIRVPSYTASKSGIGGLTKLLANEWAKHGVTVNAIAPGYIATNNTAALQADTARNTAILDRIPAGRWGDPSDLGGAAVFLASGAAAYVQGHVLAVDGGWLAR; from the coding sequence GTGGCCAATCCCTTCGATCTTTCGGGCCGCGTCGCGGTCGTCACCGGCGCCAATACCGGCATCGGTCAGGCGATCGCGGTCGCGCTGGCGGCGGCGGGGGCGGATGTCGCCTGTGTCGGACGCACTCCTGCCGAGGAAACGGTCGAGACCATCCGGAGTCTCGGCCGAAGGGCGGAAATCGTCACCGCCGATCTGTCGACGATCGAGCCGGTGGAGCGGATCGTCACGGAGACGCTCGACCGGCTCGGCCGCCTCGACATTCTGGTGAACAATGCGGGCATCATCCGCCGCGCCGATGCGGTGGACTTCACCGAAGAGGACTGGGATGCGGTGGTCGACACCAATCTAAAATCGGTGTTCTTTCTGTGTCAGGCTGCCGGGCGGCATATGATCGCGCAGGGCGGCGGCCGGATCATCAACATTGCCTCCATGCTGACCTTTCAGGGCGGCATTCGTGTGCCGAGCTATACGGCATCGAAATCGGGCATCGGCGGGCTGACCAAGCTGCTGGCCAACGAATGGGCGAAGCACGGGGTGACGGTCAACGCGATCGCACCGGGCTATATTGCCACCAACAACACCGCCGCACTCCAGGCCGATACGGCGCGTAACACGGCGATCCTCGATCGCATCCCGGCGGGACGGTGGGGCGATCCGTCCGATCTTGGCGGGGCGGCGGTATTCTTGGCGTCT